Proteins from one Sabethes cyaneus chromosome 2, idSabCyanKW18_F2, whole genome shotgun sequence genomic window:
- the LOC128738537 gene encoding mucolipin-3-like, translated as MSSYSSASPTGSPTVSERNYNSATTISAGTNNEQVKINTTPKLQQRQKQKPSNQQQQQDIARDEEGTGTQSHAAMNINESDGGFIETPGLGDSQASLLNEDRLRRKLQFFFMNPIEKWQAKRRFPYKFVVQVIKIILVTLQLCLFAHSRYMHVNYTWDNTITFSHLFLRGWDITMEVSTYPPETGPLSVYVIADFFNTIDYAIDGYANLSEAIGPYSYPNEDNTMPPMRLCLYRYKDGTIFGFNESYVFNPEIDSLCLDLDGNVTTVGSRAFLHQKDIRINFSALVKAELTFAIKTVNFKAAGPITAPDCYQFDILILFNNQDHDGQMTLRLEADPTRLVCHGDVEFIKTSEIEEALRSTLNILVIVICMVSFALCARAIFRAQLLRVITCDYFKQTYGRDLTTAGKWEFVNMWYIMIVFNDVLLVIGSALKEEIERKHFIADDWNVCSLLLGVGNLLVWFGVLRYLGFFKTYNVVILTLQKAAPKILRFLLCAVLIYAGFVFCGWLVLGPYHIKFRSLSSTSECLFSLINGDDMFATFTIMSEKSIMLWWFCRLYLYSFTSLYIYVVLSLFISVIMDAYDTIKKYYKDGFPPSDLRQFVGPYHSNDFSSGVFRDDEHDYLSMSFLESMQRIVCFWRVDQRQRGPTGYTSLLPKAN; from the coding sequence ATGAGTAGTTACTCGTCTGCTTCACCGACCGGATCGCCAACGGTTTCGGAAAGGAATTACAACAGTGCCACCACAATCTCCGCAGGAACGAACAATGAACAAGTGAAAATCAATACTACGCCAAAGCTCCAACAGCGCCAGAAGCAGAAACCGAGCaaccaacagcaacagcaggatATAGCAAGGGACGAGGAAGGTACAGGCACACAAAGTCACGCCGCTATGAACATCAACGAGTCGGACGGTGGTTTCATAGAGACGCCTGGGCTGGGGGATTCACAGGCGTCCTTGTTGAACGAAGATCGACTTCGTCGCAAGCTGCAGTTCTTCTTTAtgaatccgatcgaaaaatgGCAAGCCAAACGTCGCTTTCCGTACAAATTTGTCGTGCAAGTGATAAAGATTATTTTGGTTACCCTGCAGTTGTGCCTGTTTGCGCATTCCAGATATATGCACGTGAACTATACATGGGATAATACGATAACGTTTTCCCATCTGTTTCTGCGCGGGTGGGACATTACGATGGAGGTGAGCACCTACCCGCCCGAAACGGGACCACTTTCCGTGTATGTGATAGCAGATTTCTTCAACACCATCGATTACGCCATCGACGGTTATGCCAACCTTTCCGAAGCCATCGGACCGTATTCCTATCCCAATGAGGATAACACGATGCCTCCGATGCGATTGTGTCTGTACCGTTACAAGGACGGTACGATTTTTGGCTTTAACGAAAGCTACGTTTTCAACCCGGAAATAGACTCGCTCTGTCTCGATTTGGACGGAAATGTTACCACCGTTGGAAGCCGTGCTTTCCTGCATCAAAAGGACATTCGCATTAACTTCTCGGCCTTAGTCAAAGCCGAACTAACATTCGCCATTAAAACGGTGAATTTCAAAGCGGCTGGCCCCATCACCGCACCGGACTGCTATCAGTTCGATATTCTAATTTTGTTCAACAATCAAGATCACGACGGACAGATGACGCTTCGGCTGGAAGCGGACCCTACGCGGCTGGTTTGCCACGGCGATGTGGAATTCATCAAAACGTCGGAAATCGAAGAGGCCCTTCGGAGCACCCTGAACATACTGGTTATCGTGATCTGTATGGTGTCGTTCGCACTATGCGCCCGGGCCATCTTTCGGGCGCAACTGTTGCGCGTTATCACCTGTGATTATTTCAAACAAACCTACGGTCGAGATCTGACGACGGCGGGCAAGTGGGAGTTTGTCAACATGTGGTACATTATGATCGTCTTCAACGACGTTCTGCTGGTGATTGGATCCGCCCTGAAGGAGGAAATCGAACGCAAACACTTCATCGCAGATGATTGGAACGTTTGCTCGCTGCTGCTCGGTGTTGGCAAccttttggtttggtttggtgtTCTTCGCTATTTGGGATTCTTCAAAACCTACAACGTTGTTATACTGACTCTGCAAAAGGCAGCCCCGAAAATACTGCGCTTTTTACTTTGTGCCGTTCTGATCTATGCCGGATTCGTATTTTGCGGTTGGCTTGTACTTGGACCGTACCACATTAAGTTCCGCTCGCTGTCGAGCACTTCCGAGTGTCTGTTCTCACTGATCAACGGCGACGACATGTTCGCCACGTTCACCATCATGTCGGAGAAATCCATAATGCTGTGGTGGTTCTGCCGGCTTTATCTGTACTCGTTCACCAGTCTGTACATATACGTTGTACTGTCACTGTTTATTTCCGTTATCATGGATGCTTACGACACCATTAAAAAATACTACAAGGATGGCTTCCCACCGTCGGATTTGCGCCAGTTTGTCGGTCCGTACCATTCGAACGATTTCTCCTCCGGGGTGTTCCGCGATGACGAGCACGACTACCTGTCGATGAGCTTTCTCGAATCGATGCAGCGAATAGTTTGCTTCTGGCGGGTCGACCAACGGCAGCGCGGACCGACCGGATACACATCGCTTCTACCAAAAGCTAATTAA